One window from the genome of Verrucomicrobiia bacterium encodes:
- the rplP gene encoding 50S ribosomal protein L16, which produces MALMPARVKYRKMHRGNRAGMATRCNSVAFGEYGLQSMERCWLDAKQIEAARIAITRQMKRRGKLWIRVFPDKSFTKKPLEVRMGTGKGGVEGWVAVIKPATILFEVEGVPEAVAREAMRLAANKLCIRTRFVSRHHLT; this is translated from the coding sequence ATGGCGTTGATGCCCGCACGGGTGAAATACCGGAAAATGCACCGCGGAAACCGCGCGGGCATGGCCACGCGATGCAATTCGGTGGCCTTCGGCGAGTACGGGCTGCAGTCCATGGAACGCTGCTGGCTGGATGCCAAGCAGATCGAGGCGGCGCGCATTGCGATCACCCGCCAGATGAAGCGCCGCGGGAAGTTGTGGATAAGAGTGTTTCCCGACAAGTCCTTCACCAAGAAGCCGCTTGAGGTGCGAATGGGTACCGGAAAGGGCGGCGTGGAAGGCTGGGTGGCGGTGATCAAGCCGGCGACCATCCTGTTTGAAGTGGAAGGCGTTCCGGAGGCGGTGGCACGGGAGGCCATGCGTCTGGCGGCCAACAAGCTGTGCATTCGCACCCGGTTCGTGTCGCGGCACCATCTGACCTGA
- the rpsC gene encoding 30S ribosomal protein S3, protein MGQKTNPIGLRVAVTKEWQSKWFAGKKEFGRLLVEDAEIRKLLKRRLETASVPRIAIERAANRCRITIFTARPGVVIGRKGAEIDKIKEDLNRMTGKDVYVEIQEVKQPEIDAQLVAENVALQLERRISFRRAMKKAIQFAMDMGAEGIKLRCAGRLGGSELARVETYHQGRVPLHTLRANIDYGFAEANTVYGKLGVKCWVCRGERKPEKARPPVAAPLAASGAE, encoded by the coding sequence ATGGGGCAGAAGACCAATCCAATCGGCCTGCGGGTCGCGGTGACGAAGGAATGGCAATCCAAGTGGTTTGCCGGGAAGAAGGAATTTGGGCGTTTGCTGGTGGAGGATGCCGAGATTCGGAAGCTGTTGAAGCGGCGTCTCGAAACGGCGTCGGTGCCGAGGATCGCGATCGAGCGGGCCGCCAACCGGTGCCGGATCACCATCTTCACGGCACGGCCGGGGGTGGTGATCGGTCGCAAGGGCGCCGAGATCGACAAGATCAAGGAAGACCTCAACCGGATGACCGGGAAGGATGTGTATGTCGAGATCCAGGAGGTGAAGCAGCCTGAAATCGACGCACAACTGGTCGCCGAGAACGTCGCGTTGCAGCTCGAGCGCCGGATCTCCTTCCGTCGTGCGATGAAGAAGGCGATCCAGTTTGCCATGGATATGGGGGCCGAAGGGATCAAATTGCGGTGCGCAGGACGCCTTGGGGGATCCGAGCTGGCCAGGGTGGAGACGTACCATCAAGGTCGGGTGCCGCTTCACACCCTTCGAGCCAACATCGATTACGGGTTTGCCGAAGCCAACACGGTGTACGGCAAGCTGGGTGTGAAATGCTGGGTGTGCCGCGGCGAGCGCAAACCGGAGAAGGCACGGCCTCCTGTGGCGGCGCCCCTGGCGGCAAGCGGCGCGGAATAG
- the rplV gene encoding 50S ribosomal protein L22 gives MEVKAITRNIRMSAQKMREATRQIHGMNAAQAHAVLLATPRKSAYWVAKTLKSAMANAEHNKELKVEALKVKAAMTGTGRTLKRFTPKARGSAGPIRKRSCNVTIVLSDE, from the coding sequence ATGGAAGTCAAAGCGATCACTCGAAACATCCGGATGTCCGCACAGAAAATGCGCGAGGCGACCCGGCAGATCCACGGGATGAATGCGGCGCAGGCGCACGCCGTGTTGCTGGCAACCCCGCGCAAGTCTGCCTACTGGGTGGCCAAGACGCTGAAATCGGCGATGGCCAATGCCGAACACAACAAGGAACTCAAGGTGGAGGCTTTGAAAGTGAAGGCGGCGATGACGGGGACAGGGCGCACCTTGAAGCGGTTCACTCCCAAGGCGCGCGGCTCGGCCGGCCCCATTCGGAAGCGGAGCTGCAACGTGACAATCGTGCTGAGTGACGAATAG